A part of Cottoperca gobio chromosome 4, fCotGob3.1, whole genome shotgun sequence genomic DNA contains:
- the c4h1orf210 gene encoding type III endosome membrane protein TEMP produces the protein MSAWPQATLGSQTAKYKSHNWEFLVAVLVAAISISILIAFLAKCQVVRSYLASYRHTRLREIDSVSQCDSSGLEVEFAMHNGRGINPHCIPPVIEEDDDGFIEDNYIPASERARAERAAENMEDTEDTEEEMDEIEFTIA, from the exons CCACTTTGGGAAGCCAAACAGCCAAATACAAATCTCACAACTGGGAGTTCCTGGTGGCCGTTTTGGTCGCAGCCATATCCATCTCTATTCTCATAGCCTTTCTGGCTAAATGCCAGGTAGTGCGGAGTTACCTGGCCAGCTACAGGCACACACGGCTGAGGGAGATAGACAGCGTCAGCCAGTGTGACTCGTcag GGCTGGAGGTGGAATTCGCCATGCACAATGGACGTGGCATTAACCCTCACTGCATCCCTCCTGTGATCGAGGAGGACGATGACGGCTTCATCGAGGACAACTACATCCCGGCCAGCGAGAGAGCGAGGGCTGAAAGAGCAGCGGAGAAcatggaggacacagaggacacagaggaagagatggatgAAATTGAATTCACCATCGCTTAG